In the Drosophila gunungcola strain Sukarami unplaced genomic scaffold, Dgunungcola_SK_2 000001F, whole genome shotgun sequence genome, one interval contains:
- the LOC128263148 gene encoding C-type lectin 37Da — protein sequence MLKKIVELILFLAYLSLGWANVKYTTIVTPGNPNNVSINSSPFTKINDGYYYFGQDKVNWYTGYENCRKLGSELVTFETNEEFDAVAAYLKSKGERTEYWTSGNDLGKTGTHNWFTNAQPITIKRWAPNQPDNAGGREHCIHLGYIYGYSTDIQLNDRPCNNDNNSLFKYVCEAPAQETISIVVWK from the exons ATGCTGAAGAAAATCGTAGAACTTATTTTGTTCCTGGCTTATTTGAGTCTTGGATGGGCAAACGTAAAATATACCACTATTGTGACTCCAG GGAACCCAAACAATGTGTCTATCAACTCGAGTCCCTTCACCAAGATCAACGATGGCTACTATTACTTTGGACAGGACAAGGTGAATTGGTATACAGGCTATGAGAACTGCCGCAAGTTGGGATCCGAACTGGTGACATTCGAAACCAACGAGGAGTTTGATGCCGTGGCTGCGTACCTAAAAAGCAAGGGAGAACGCACGGAGTACTGGACATCTGGCAATGACTTGGGTAAAACAGGGACCCACAATTGGTTTACCAATGCTCAGCCCATAACCATAAAGCGGTGGGCCCCCAACCAACCCGACAATGCCGGCGGAAGGGAACATTGCATTCACCTGGGCTACATATACGGATACTCCACGGACATCCAACTTAACGATCGTCCCTGCAATAATGATAATAACAGCTTGTTTAAGTATGTTTGTGAGGCTCCAGCTCAAGAAACTATATCTATTGTTGTTTGGAAGTAG
- the LOC128263149 gene encoding C-type lectin 37Da has protein sequence MLRCTVLVLILLTIAKIGWTREKFTIQLNEGNAVGAVLKAEPFVKIYDGYYFFGRESLNWYAAYEKCRELDSELVTFETDQEFDVVAAYLMANESRENYWTSGNDLAQTGQHKWFSSGQRISTLRWAVNQPDNAGQREHCIHLGYIYGDSKKFELNDRPCSQDGNSLFKYICEAPKLETISIVVWK, from the exons ATGTTAAGGTGTACGGTTTTAGTTCTTATATTGCTGACCATTGCAAAAATTGGTTGGACTCGCGAAAAGTTCACCATACAACTAAACgaag GCAATGCCGTTGGTGCTGTTCTCAAGGCGGAACCCTTTGTAAAAATCTACGATGGATACTACTTCTTTGGAAGGGAGTCCCTCAACTGGTACGCAGCCTACGAAAAATGCCGTGAATTGGATTCCGAACTAGTGACGTTTGAAACAGACCAGGAGTTCGATGTTGTTGCCGCTTATTTAATGGCAAACGAATCGCGGGAGAACTATTGGACATCTGGCAATGACCTGGCCCAAACTGGGCAGCACAAATGGTTTTCTAGTGGCCAGCGAATAAGTACTCTCAGGTGGGCCGTCAATCAGCCCGATAATGCCGGTCAGAGGGAGCACTGCATCCATTTGGGATACATATACGGTGACTCCAAGAAATTTGAATTGAACGATCGTCCCTGCTCCCAGGATGGCAACAGTTTGTTCAAATATATTTGCGAGGCTCCCAAGTTGGAAACCATATCCATTGTGGTGTGGAAGTAA
- the LOC128261240 gene encoding alpha-tocopherol transfer protein-like isoform X2 yields the protein MRVPTMLSDIDQLPTLQLGDYTLQFELGEPTAQGKEVAIKELRETPERQKEAAKELARLLEAETDLHYPKGNEEWLIRYLRPCKYYPESARDLIKRYYSFKVKHADVYNNLKPSNEANIFKHNILTVFPNRDQCGRRILVLELGKRWKHKQVTLDEVFKGAVLFLEAAMLEPETQICGAVVIFDMDGLSLQQTWQFTPPFAKRIVDWLQDSVPLRIKAIHIVNQPKIFQVVFALFKPFLKEKLRSRIIFHGTDRESLHKYMSPKCLPAEYGGFREASRIDGDQWYQLLLKCDSEFDTINSYGYKKK from the exons ATGA GAGTGCCCACAATGCTGTCGGATATCGACCAACTGCCCACACTCCAGCTGGGCGACTATACGCTCCAGTTCGAGCTGGGCGAGCCCACGGCCCAGGGCAAGGAGGTGGCCATCAAGGAGCTGCGGGAAACCCCCGAGCGCCAGAAGGAGGCCGCCAAGGAGCTGGCCCGTCTCCTGGAGG CGGAGACGGATTTGCACTATCCCAAGGGAAACGAGGAGTGGCTCATTAGATATCTGAGGCCCTGCAAGTATTATCCGGAGAGTGCTCGCGATTTG ATCAAACGCTACTACTCCTTCAAGGTGAAACACGCTGATGTGTACAACAACCTGAAGCCTTCGAACgaggcaaacatttttaagcacAACATACTCACCGTCTTCCCCAACCGAGATCAATGTGGGCGTCGCATCCTGGTTCTGGAACTGGGCA AACGCTGGAAGCACAAGCAGGTGACCCTGGATGAGGTGTTCAAGGGGGCCGTTCTCTTCCTGGAGGCGGCCATGCTGGAGCCAGAAACGCAGATCTGCGGTGCCGTGGTGATCTTCGACATGGATGGTCTCAGTCTGCAGCAAACCTGGCAGTTTACGCCGCCGTTCGCCAAGCGTATTGTGGACTGGCTGCAGGATTCGGTGCCATTGAGGATCAAGGCCATACACATTGTGAACCAGCCGAAGATCTTCCAGGTGGTGTTCGCCCTGTTCAAGCCCTTCTTGAAGGAGAAGCTGCGCAGCCGGATCATATTCCATGGCACCGATCGCGAGTCCCTGCACAAGTACATGTCGCCCAAGTGCCTGCCAGCCGAATATGGGGGATTCCGGGAGGCCAGCCGGATCGACGGTGACCAGTGGTACCAGTTGCTCCTCAAGTGCGACTCCGAGTTCGACACCATCAACTCGTATGGCTACAAGAAGAAGTGA
- the LOC128263147 gene encoding uncharacterized protein LOC128263147 isoform X1: MNHFNFGAATAVINNTKKKTLKHVHVHGNTHTPTLGQRQRAKTAVCLSIDGIGIVGPIGRKYQTRIQLFKMDLLQLNDDCLDLIFSYLKFDELLPLYNEFQCFEGAIERQLHRFRDLRFSMRQPPVFHEDLMIKLGRHLNSLHINVGYSTKDEDVLRYLNPLCQGAAESRRMKALKLDHAKWSFDIFSAVDKVVPSLLFLDMRHCDVRDYQIAQLLESADKLEALALLHVNNQTGDSYLEPKILNRLPSLKLIHITIIGPVPFAPEDLAQQCPNLSFLISDLINSNFKIYGPPANIQNYYKNYNDYFKIP; this comes from the exons ATGAATCACTTTAATTTTGGAGCGGCGACGGCGGTaataaacaatacaaaaaaaaaaacattgaagcacgTACACGTACACGGAAACACGCACACACCCACACTTGGGCAACGCCAGAGAGCCAAAACAGCTGTTTGCCTATCGATAGATGGTATCGGTATCGTTGGACCTATCGGTCGAAAATACCAAACAAGAATCCAGttg ttcaaAATGGACTTGCTGCAGCTGAACGATGATTGCTTGGATCTAATATTTAGTTACCTAAAATTCGATGAATTACTGCCGCTCTACAATGAATTTCAATGTTTTGAGGGGGCCATCGAAAGACAACTGCATCGATTTAGGGATCTCAGGTTTAGCATGAGACAACCACCAGTTTTTCACGAGGATCTAATGATCAAACTGGGTCGCCACCTGAACAGTCTGCACATTAACGTGGGCTACTCCACCAAGGATGAAGATGTCCTGCGATATTTGAACCCTCTATGCCAAGGAGCCGCCGAGAGTCGCCGAATGAAAGCCCTAAAATTGGACCACGCCAAGTGGTCATTTGATATATTTAGTGCCGTGGATAAAGTGGTTCCATCGCTGTTATTTTTGGACATGCGTCACTGCGATGTGCGCGATTACCAGATAGCACAGCTCTTGGAATCGGCAGATAAGTTAGAGGCACTCGCCCTACTCCATGTGAACAATCAGACGGGAGATTCCTATCTGGAGCCCAAAATACTCAACAGGTTGCCATCGCTAAAACTTATCCATATCACAATTATAGGGCCTGTGCCATTTGCCCCTGAAGATCTGGCCCAGCAATGCCCAAATCTGAGTTTCCTTATCAGTGACCTAATCAATAgcaattttaagatttatggCCCGCCTGCTAATATTCAGAACTATTATAAGAACTACAATGACTATTTTAAGATACCTTGA
- the LOC128261242 gene encoding ras-related protein Rab-9B, with amino-acid sequence MTNMRPPQKSKLLKVVILGDGGVGKSALLTRFVSNRYEENNFHTIGVEFMNKDIVVDGERFTLQIWDTAGQERFRALRTPFYRGSDICLLCYALDDRDSLKGLTLWRNEFLNYADVDQDKFPFIVVGNKNDLPAQKRQVNFEVVQQWCAEQKIACHIETSSKAATNVTEAFVLGLRQWRHMECVAEAELRQQGDTIDLTRPIRLVQRRICCTGGGGGGGGGQDKDADGDGDDAAMRSAGNKMFAKAPATNYRL; translated from the exons ATGACAAACATGCGGCCACCGCAGAAATCCAAGTTGCTGAAGGTTGTCATATTGGGCGACGGGGGGGTTGGAAAGTCCGCCCTCCTCACCCGCTTCGTCTCGAATCGCTACGAGGAAAACAATTTCCACACCATCGGTGTGGAGTTTATGAACAAGGATATAGTCGTCGATGGAGAGCGCTTTACATTGCAG ATATGGGATACGGCCGGTCAGGAGCGATTTCGGGCGTTGCGCACACCTTTCTATAGGGGATCGGACATCTGCCTGCTCTGCTACGCCCTCGACGATCGGGACAGCTTGAAGGGATTGACTCTGTGGCGCAACGAGTTCCTCAACTATGCAGACGTGGACCAGGACAAGTTTCCCTTTATTGTGGTGGGAAATAAG AACGACCTTCCGGCGCAGAAGCGGCAGGTGAACTTTGAAGTAGTGCAGCAATGGTGTGCCGAGCAGAAGATCGCCTGCCACATTGAAACCTCCTCGAAGGCGGCCACCAATGTGACGGAAGCCTTCGTCCTTGGCCTTCGCCAGTGGCGGCACATGGAGTGCGTGGCGGAGGCGGAGCTGCGCCAGCAGGGCGACACCATTGACCTAACGCGCCCCATTCGCCTCGTGCAGCGACGCATCTGTTGCACAggcggaggtggaggtggaggtggagggcAGGATAAGGATGcggatggcgatggcgatgatgCCGCCATGCGAAGTGCGGGCAACAAAATGTTCGCCAAGGCGCCAGCCACCAATTATAGGCTATGA
- the LOC128261240 gene encoding alpha-tocopherol transfer protein-like isoform X3, producing MLSDIDQLPTLQLGDYTLQFELGEPTAQGKEVAIKELRETPERQKEAAKELARLLEAETDLHYPKGNEEWLIRYLRPCKYYPESARDLIKRYYSFKVKHADVYNNLKPSNEANIFKHNILTVFPNRDQCGRRILVLELGKRWKHKQVTLDEVFKGAVLFLEAAMLEPETQICGAVVIFDMDGLSLQQTWQFTPPFAKRIVDWLQDSVPLRIKAIHIVNQPKIFQVVFALFKPFLKEKLRSRIIFHGTDRESLHKYMSPKCLPAEYGGFREASRIDGDQWYQLLLKCDSEFDTINSYGYKKK from the exons ATGCTGTCGGATATCGACCAACTGCCCACACTCCAGCTGGGCGACTATACGCTCCAGTTCGAGCTGGGCGAGCCCACGGCCCAGGGCAAGGAGGTGGCCATCAAGGAGCTGCGGGAAACCCCCGAGCGCCAGAAGGAGGCCGCCAAGGAGCTGGCCCGTCTCCTGGAGG CGGAGACGGATTTGCACTATCCCAAGGGAAACGAGGAGTGGCTCATTAGATATCTGAGGCCCTGCAAGTATTATCCGGAGAGTGCTCGCGATTTG ATCAAACGCTACTACTCCTTCAAGGTGAAACACGCTGATGTGTACAACAACCTGAAGCCTTCGAACgaggcaaacatttttaagcacAACATACTCACCGTCTTCCCCAACCGAGATCAATGTGGGCGTCGCATCCTGGTTCTGGAACTGGGCA AACGCTGGAAGCACAAGCAGGTGACCCTGGATGAGGTGTTCAAGGGGGCCGTTCTCTTCCTGGAGGCGGCCATGCTGGAGCCAGAAACGCAGATCTGCGGTGCCGTGGTGATCTTCGACATGGATGGTCTCAGTCTGCAGCAAACCTGGCAGTTTACGCCGCCGTTCGCCAAGCGTATTGTGGACTGGCTGCAGGATTCGGTGCCATTGAGGATCAAGGCCATACACATTGTGAACCAGCCGAAGATCTTCCAGGTGGTGTTCGCCCTGTTCAAGCCCTTCTTGAAGGAGAAGCTGCGCAGCCGGATCATATTCCATGGCACCGATCGCGAGTCCCTGCACAAGTACATGTCGCCCAAGTGCCTGCCAGCCGAATATGGGGGATTCCGGGAGGCCAGCCGGATCGACGGTGACCAGTGGTACCAGTTGCTCCTCAAGTGCGACTCCGAGTTCGACACCATCAACTCGTATGGCTACAAGAAGAAGTGA
- the LOC128263150 gene encoding C-type lectin 37Db — protein MFRVLLTCLILWNVLFLKASPVGNQNIIEVNGKHYYISLAKSNWFEATNRCRQRGGFLVNLESREELEHLTPHLHPAYSYWVSINDLGVRGVYASEATGLEAPFLNWSAGQPDNSNGNDRCVELWLSTSSFQMNDLSCQNSLSFICQIN, from the exons ATGTTTAGAGTGCTCCTGACTTGTCTGATTTTATGGAATGTCCTTTTTTTAAAGGCCTCTCCCGTGGGTAATCAAA acaTTATAGAGGTCAATGGAAAGCATTACTACATTTCGTTGGCCAAATCGAACTGGTTTGAGGCAACAAATCGCTGCCGTCAAAGAGGTGGATTCCTGGTGAACTTGGAAAGCAGAGAGGAGCTAGAGCATCTCACCCCTCACCTACACCCAGCCTACAGCTACTGGGTATCCATCAATGACCTTGGAGTTCGGGGCGTATACGCATCGGAGGCCACTGGTCTAGAGGCTCCTTTTCTTAATTGGTCTGCCGGACAGCCGGACAACAGCAATGGCAACGATCGGTGCGTGGAGCTCTGGCTATCAACAAGTTCCTTTCAAATGAACGACCTCTCCTGCCAAAATTCTCTtagttttatttgtcaaataaactag
- the LOC128263146 gene encoding alkaline phosphatase — translation MEKRSEAPIKSTKFRKLSDVDMMEVQLNSLEEPRSKDGVENGSFQGADGSAHSANSPVQQSKWFRSRLFIISVVFSALLMTAMCIGFVVHYGMAGDVGDMDEVTYWPVNLPREQQEWYDQGIDELKKAVSREFNRRRAKNVILFVGDGMGPNTVTAARIYGFKEEGLLSWERFPDMGLLKTYCADKQVPDSFSTATALFGGVKVNYETGGVDANVPLGNCAASLQEDHHVQTILKWAQVDGMRTGFVTTTRVTHATPAALYAHVPDRRWECETGMKAEDRDQGCMDIARQLIEQPTGQKINVIMGGGRQMLVSNVTDSPSDPLDTWASKSADGRDLIQDWRRKKEDEGVSHAVVQNNRELWNLNGQDTDYLLGIFANGHLMYDHERDRSESGMPSLSNMTLKALEVLGNSDKGFLLVVEAGLIDQAHHRGHARKALHEVLQLNAAVESTLSFLKSTDRLDETLVIVTADHSHSLTINGHPERGSSILGFAGKSKTEQTPYTTLTYGTSYQGFQVDPVTQNRRDPTEDNTSDWEYTQQAAINTDENLHGGSDVTIHANGAMSYLFHGVHEQSYVAHAISYALRIGRFRDSSIAETLAGLTPI, via the coding sequence ATGGAAAAGAGAAGTGAAGCGCCGATAAAAAGCACAAAGTTTCGCAAGCTGAGCGATGTGGACATGATGGAGGTGCAGCTGAATAGTTTGGAGGAGCCCAGATCCAAGGATGGTGTGGAAAATGGCAGCTTTCAAGGAGCCGACGGGTCGGCTCACAGCGCAAATAGTCCGGTGCAACAATCCAAGTGGTTCAGATCCCGACTCTTTATCATATCCGTGGTCTTCTCGGCCCTCTTAATGACAGCCATGTGTATTGGCTTTGTGGTGCACTACGGAATGGCCGGCGATGTGGGCGACATGGATGAGGTGACCTATTGGCCCGTTAATCTGCCCAGGGAACAGCAGGAGTGGTACGACCAAGGAATAGACGAACTAAAGAAGGCCGTTTCCCGGGAATTCAATCGTCGTCGAGCCAAGAACGTGATACTCTTCGTGGGCGATGGCATGGGACCGAACACCGTGACAGCAGCTCGGATATATGGATTCAAGGAGGAGGGACTCCTCAGTTGGGAACGCTTCCCGGACATGGGACTGCTGAAGACGTATTGTGCCGACAAGCAGGTTCCGGACTCCTTCTCCACGGCTACGGCCCTTTTTGGCGGCGTCAAGGTCAACTACGAAACGGGCGGCGTGGACGCGAATGTGCCGCTGGGAAACTGTGCCGCCTCGTTGCAGGAGGACCATCATGTCCAGACGATCCTCAAGTGGGCCCAGGTGGACGGCATGCGAACGGGATTCGTGACCACCACCCGGGTAACTCACGCCACTCCGGCTGCCCTCTATGCCCATGTGCCGGATCGTCGGTGGGAGTGTGAGACCGGAATGAAAGCTGAGGACCGGGATCAGGGCTGCATGGATATAGCGCGTCAGCTGATCGAACAGCCTACGGGTCAGAAAATCAACGTTATCATGGGCGGTGGTCGTCAGATGCTGGTGTCCAATGTCACCGACTCACCCAGCGATCCCTTGGACACTTGGGCCAGTAAATCAGCGGACGGACGGGATCTCATCCAGGATTGGAGGCGCAAAAAAGAGGATGAGGGTGTCTCACATGCCGTCGTACAAAACAATCGTGAGCTATGGAATCTCAATGGTCAGGACACTGACTATCTACTGGGCATTTTCGCCAATGGACACCTTATGTACGATCATGAACGGGATCGCAGTGAATCTGGCATGCCTTCGTTGTCCAATATGACCCTTAAAGCGCTGGAGGTTCTGGGCAACAGCGATAAGGGATTCCTACTCGTGGTGGAAGCTGGCCTAATCGATCAAGCCCATCATCGGGGACATGCACGCAAGGCACTTCATGAGGTTCTCCAGCTTAATGCGGCCGTGGAGTCCACTCTATCCTTCCTCAAATCCACAGATCGTTTGGACGAAACCCTGGTTATTGTCACGGCCGATCATTCGCACAGTCTGACCATCAATGGCCACCCGGAAAGGGGATCCAGTATCTTGGGTTTTGCGGGAAAATCAAAGACAGAGCAAACGCCCTACACCACGCTGACTTATGGCACCAGCTATCAAGGATTTCAGGTGGATCCTGTCACCCAAAACCGTAGAGATCCAACGGAAGACAATACATCCGATTGGGAATACACCCAGCAGGCAGCAATAAATACAGACGAAAATCTACATGGCGGATCGGATGTCACCATTCACGCAAATGGTGCCATGTCCTACCTTTTCCACGGCGTCCATGAACAGAGCTATGTAGCACACGCCATATCCTACGCTCTGAGGATCGGGCGGTTCCGGGATAGTTCCATTGCCGAAACACTGGCTGGGCTAACGCCTATATAG
- the LOC128262384 gene encoding RNA-splicing ligase RtcB homolog — protein sequence MVVRPYNDELKYLEKVSDHCWRIKKGFQPNMNVEGCFYVNSRLERLMLEELKNSCRPGAVGGFLPGVKQIANVAALPGIVGRSIGLPDIHSGYGFAIGNMAAFDMDDPLSVVSPGGVGFDINCGVRLLRTNLYEKDVQPVKEQLAQSLFDHIPVGVGSKGIIPMNARDLEEALEMGMDWSLREGYVWAEDKEHCEEYGRMLNADPAKVSMRAKKRGLPQLGTLGAGNHYAEIQVVDEIYDKWSASKMGIEETGQVVVMIHSGSRGFGHQVATDALVQMEKAMKRDKIETNDRQLACARINSVEGQDYLKAMAAAANFAWVNRSSMTFLTRQAFAKLFNTTPDDLDMHVIYDVSHNIAKVENHMVDGKERKLLVHRKGSTRAFPPHHPLIPVDYQLTGQPVLVGGTMGTCSYVLTGTEQGMHETFGSTCHGAGRALSRAKSRRNLDYKEVLDKLDQMGIAIRVASPKLVMEEAPESYKDVTDVVDTCHAAGISKKCIKMRPIAVIKG from the exons ATGGTGGTGCGGCCGTACAACGATGAGCTCAAGTACCTGGAGAAGGTGAGCGACCACTGCTGGCGGATCAAGAAGGGCTTCCAGCCAAACATGAACGTGGAGGGGTGCTTCTACGTGAACAGTCGCCTGGAGCGCTTGATGCTGGAGGAGCTGAAGAACTCCTGCCGTCCGGGTGCTGTGGGTGGCTTTCTGCCGGGCGTGAAACAGATAGCCAATGTGGCTGCCCTGCCGGGCATCGTGGGTCGGTCCATTGGACTGCCGGACATTCATTCCGGCTATGGATTCGCCATTGGCAATATGGCCGCCTTCGATATGGACGATCCCCTGTCCGTCGTAAGTCCCGGCGGCGTGGGCTTCGACATCAACTGTGGCGTCCGTCTGCTGCGCACCAATCTGTACGAGAAGGACGTGCAGCCGGTGAAGGAGCAACTGGCCCAGTCACTGTTCGATCACATCCCCGTGGGCGTCGGCTCCAAGGGCATCATCCCGATGAATGCCCGCGATCTGGAGGAGGCCCTCGAGATGGGCATGGACTGGTCGCTGCGGGAGGGCTATGTCTGGGCCGAGGACAAGGAGCACTGCGAGGAGTACGGTCGAATGCTGAATGCCGATCCCGCCAAGGTGAGCATGCGGGCCAAGAAGCGCGGTCTGCCGCAGTTGGGCACCCTGGGTGCGGGCAATCATTACGCAGAGATCCAGGTGGTGGACGAGATCTACGACAAGTGGAGTGCCTCCAAAATGGGCATCGAGGAGACGGGCCAGGTGGTGGTGATGATTCACTCGGGCAGCCGAGGCTTCGGCCACCAGGTGGCCACCGATGCCCTCGTGCAGATGGAGAAGGCCATGAAGCGGGACAAGATCGAGACCAATGACCGACAGCTGGCCTGCGCCAGGATCAATTCGGTAGAGGGTCAGGATTACCTGAAGGCCATGGCAGCGGCCGCGAACTTCGCCTGGGTCAATCGCAGCTCCATGACATTCCTCACCCGCCAGGCCTTCGCCAAGCTGTTCAACACCACACCGGATGATCTGGACATGCATGTCATCTACGATGTCTCCCACAACATTGCCAAGGTGGAGAACCACATGGTGGACGGCAAGGAGCGCAAGCTGCTGGTCCACCGCAAGGGCTCCACGCGCGCCTTTCCCCCACATCATCCTCTCATCCCGGTGGACTACCAGCTCACGGGACAGCCCGTCCTGGTGGGTGGCACCATGGGCACCTGCAGCTACGTTCTGACCGGAACGGAGCAGGGCATGCATGAGACCTTCGGCAGCACCTGCCACGGAGCG GGTCGCGCCTTATCGCGTGCCAAATCCCGCCGTAATCTGGACTACAAGGAGGTGCTGGACAAGCTGGATCAGATGGGCATTGCCATTCGCGTGGCCTCGCCCAAATTGGTCATGGAGGAGGCCCCTGAATCCTACAAGGACGTCACCGATGTCGTGGACACCTGTCACGCTGCGGGCATAAGCAAAAAGTGCATCAAAATGCGACCTATTGCGGTTATCAAGGGCTGA
- the LOC128263147 gene encoding uncharacterized protein LOC128263147 isoform X2 → MDLLQLNDDCLDLIFSYLKFDELLPLYNEFQCFEGAIERQLHRFRDLRFSMRQPPVFHEDLMIKLGRHLNSLHINVGYSTKDEDVLRYLNPLCQGAAESRRMKALKLDHAKWSFDIFSAVDKVVPSLLFLDMRHCDVRDYQIAQLLESADKLEALALLHVNNQTGDSYLEPKILNRLPSLKLIHITIIGPVPFAPEDLAQQCPNLSFLISDLINSNFKIYGPPANIQNYYKNYNDYFKIP, encoded by the coding sequence ATGGACTTGCTGCAGCTGAACGATGATTGCTTGGATCTAATATTTAGTTACCTAAAATTCGATGAATTACTGCCGCTCTACAATGAATTTCAATGTTTTGAGGGGGCCATCGAAAGACAACTGCATCGATTTAGGGATCTCAGGTTTAGCATGAGACAACCACCAGTTTTTCACGAGGATCTAATGATCAAACTGGGTCGCCACCTGAACAGTCTGCACATTAACGTGGGCTACTCCACCAAGGATGAAGATGTCCTGCGATATTTGAACCCTCTATGCCAAGGAGCCGCCGAGAGTCGCCGAATGAAAGCCCTAAAATTGGACCACGCCAAGTGGTCATTTGATATATTTAGTGCCGTGGATAAAGTGGTTCCATCGCTGTTATTTTTGGACATGCGTCACTGCGATGTGCGCGATTACCAGATAGCACAGCTCTTGGAATCGGCAGATAAGTTAGAGGCACTCGCCCTACTCCATGTGAACAATCAGACGGGAGATTCCTATCTGGAGCCCAAAATACTCAACAGGTTGCCATCGCTAAAACTTATCCATATCACAATTATAGGGCCTGTGCCATTTGCCCCTGAAGATCTGGCCCAGCAATGCCCAAATCTGAGTTTCCTTATCAGTGACCTAATCAATAgcaattttaagatttatggCCCGCCTGCTAATATTCAGAACTATTATAAGAACTACAATGACTATTTTAAGATACCTTGA
- the LOC128261240 gene encoding alpha-tocopherol transfer protein-like isoform X1 gives MAMLTAASAMSCLPSEAAPSFPIKCNRIGVPTMLSDIDQLPTLQLGDYTLQFELGEPTAQGKEVAIKELRETPERQKEAAKELARLLEAETDLHYPKGNEEWLIRYLRPCKYYPESARDLIKRYYSFKVKHADVYNNLKPSNEANIFKHNILTVFPNRDQCGRRILVLELGKRWKHKQVTLDEVFKGAVLFLEAAMLEPETQICGAVVIFDMDGLSLQQTWQFTPPFAKRIVDWLQDSVPLRIKAIHIVNQPKIFQVVFALFKPFLKEKLRSRIIFHGTDRESLHKYMSPKCLPAEYGGFREASRIDGDQWYQLLLKCDSEFDTINSYGYKKK, from the exons ATGGCAATGTTGACCGCTGCATCTGCGATGAGTTGCCTGCCCTCTGAGGCGGCGCCCTCTTTTCCGATAAAATGTAACCGCATTG GAGTGCCCACAATGCTGTCGGATATCGACCAACTGCCCACACTCCAGCTGGGCGACTATACGCTCCAGTTCGAGCTGGGCGAGCCCACGGCCCAGGGCAAGGAGGTGGCCATCAAGGAGCTGCGGGAAACCCCCGAGCGCCAGAAGGAGGCCGCCAAGGAGCTGGCCCGTCTCCTGGAGG CGGAGACGGATTTGCACTATCCCAAGGGAAACGAGGAGTGGCTCATTAGATATCTGAGGCCCTGCAAGTATTATCCGGAGAGTGCTCGCGATTTG ATCAAACGCTACTACTCCTTCAAGGTGAAACACGCTGATGTGTACAACAACCTGAAGCCTTCGAACgaggcaaacatttttaagcacAACATACTCACCGTCTTCCCCAACCGAGATCAATGTGGGCGTCGCATCCTGGTTCTGGAACTGGGCA AACGCTGGAAGCACAAGCAGGTGACCCTGGATGAGGTGTTCAAGGGGGCCGTTCTCTTCCTGGAGGCGGCCATGCTGGAGCCAGAAACGCAGATCTGCGGTGCCGTGGTGATCTTCGACATGGATGGTCTCAGTCTGCAGCAAACCTGGCAGTTTACGCCGCCGTTCGCCAAGCGTATTGTGGACTGGCTGCAGGATTCGGTGCCATTGAGGATCAAGGCCATACACATTGTGAACCAGCCGAAGATCTTCCAGGTGGTGTTCGCCCTGTTCAAGCCCTTCTTGAAGGAGAAGCTGCGCAGCCGGATCATATTCCATGGCACCGATCGCGAGTCCCTGCACAAGTACATGTCGCCCAAGTGCCTGCCAGCCGAATATGGGGGATTCCGGGAGGCCAGCCGGATCGACGGTGACCAGTGGTACCAGTTGCTCCTCAAGTGCGACTCCGAGTTCGACACCATCAACTCGTATGGCTACAAGAAGAAGTGA